ATCGACGCGGAGGTGTTGCCCGTCGAGGCGCAGACGACCGCCTTGGCACCCTCGGCCACGGCTGCCGAGATCGCGGTGGTCATCCCGCGGTCCTTGAACGAGCCGGTCGGGTTGTCGCCCTCGACCTTGACGAACACGTCACCGCGGACGAGGCCGGACAGCCACGCCGAGTGGATCAGCGGGGTGCCGCCCTCCCCCAGCGACACGATGGTCGCTCCCGGGTCGAGCGGGATGCGGTCCCGGTACTCCTGGATGACTCCACGCCACGGGCTGGCCATCACGACACTCCTTCGACTCGCATGACCGACGAAACCCCGCGCACCATCTCCAGTTCGCGGATCTTCCCCACCGTCGCCGCGAGCGCGGCGTCGTCGGCTTCGTGGGTGACGACGACGAGCTGGGCGTCGTCGCCGCGGCCCTCCTGGCGGACCGTCCTGATCGACACGTCGTGGTCCGCGAAGGCGTGGGCGACCGCGGAGAGGACACCCGGACGGTCGTCGACGTCGATCGACACGTGGTACCTCGTGCGGGCACGACCGATGTCGAGGACCTCGACCTGCGCATGCGCGGTCTCGCCCGGCCCGAAGACTCCCTCGACGCGGTGACGCGCCACCGTGACGACGTCGCCGAGGACGGCGCTGGCCGTGGGGGCGCCCCCGGCACCGGGGCCGTAGAACATGAGCTGGCCGGCGGCCTCGCTCTCGACGAACACGGCGTTGTAGGCGCCGCGCACGCTGGCGAGCGGGTGGGTCTTCGGGATCATCGCCGGGTGGACGCGCGCCGAGACGGCCGTGCCCTCGGCATCGATCTCGCAGATGGCCAGCAGCTTGACGACGCAGCCCATCTCGTCGGCGGACCGGACGTCGGCCGCGGTGACCTCGGTGATGCCCTCGCGGTGGACGTCGGCGATCGTCACGCGGGTGTGGAAGGCCAGGCCCGCCAGGATCGCCGCCTTGGCAGCAGCGTCGAAGCCCTCGACGTCGGCCGTCGGGTCGGCCTCGGCGAACCCGAGGCGCTGCGCCTCGTCGAGTGCCTCGTCAAAGCTGGCGCCCGTCGAGGTCATGGCGTCGAGGATGAAGTTGGTGGTGCCGTTGACGATGCCCAGGACCCGCTCGACCCGGTCGCCGGCGAGGGACTCGCGCAACGGGCGGACGATCGGAATGGCGCCGGCGACGGCGGCCTCGTAGTAGAGGTCGCGCTCGGCCTTGACGGCGGCCTCGTAGAGGGTGTCCCCGTCCTCGGCCAGCAGCGCCTTGTTGGCCGTCACGACGGACGCCCCGCTCTCGAGGGCGGCGAGGATCAGCTCGCGGGCCGGCTCGATGCCGCCGATGACCTCGATCACGACGTCGAGGTCGCCCCGGGTCACCAGCCCCAGGGCGTCGGTCGTGAAGAGTTCGGCAGGCAGGTCCAGGTCGCGGGTGCGGTCGATGCGCCGGACGGCGATGCCGACCAACTCGATCGGAGCGCCGACACGTCGACCCAGTTCCTCGGCGTCACGCACCAGGAACCGGGCGACCTCGGTGCCGACGACACCGCAGCCGAGCATCGCGATGCGGATCGGGCGGGCTCCGTCGGGAGCCTCCAGCGGGGGCATGGTCACCGGGTCAGCCTATCTGCGGTGCGGCGTCGCTCGCGGTCGCGTCCAGTACACGGCGGCTCCAGCGGTGGCAGAATCGACATCGGAGCAGGGGGTGGTCCCATGGTGGGTGTTCTCGAGTTCCTCGGCGACCAGCCCCTGATCCTGCTCGGACTGCTGATCGCCCTGGGCTCGGCGGCCGGACGTCTCGGCATCGGCGGCGTCTCGCTGGGACCGGTCGCCGTGCTCTTCGTCGCCATCGCCCTCACGGCCCTGGGCACCACCTACGACGTCACGCTGGAGGTGCCCGAGCTGCTGGGCAGCATGGGCCTGGCCCTGTTCGCGTTCGCCACCGGCATCCTGGCCGGGCCCAGCTTCTTCACGACCTTGAGATCGGCCTGGCAGGTGGTCCTGGCCGTCGCGGGAA
Above is a window of Aeromicrobium senzhongii DNA encoding:
- a CDS encoding homoserine dehydrogenase, producing the protein MPPLEAPDGARPIRIAMLGCGVVGTEVARFLVRDAEELGRRVGAPIELVGIAVRRIDRTRDLDLPAELFTTDALGLVTRGDLDVVIEVIGGIEPARELILAALESGASVVTANKALLAEDGDTLYEAAVKAERDLYYEAAVAGAIPIVRPLRESLAGDRVERVLGIVNGTTNFILDAMTSTGASFDEALDEAQRLGFAEADPTADVEGFDAAAKAAILAGLAFHTRVTIADVHREGITEVTAADVRSADEMGCVVKLLAICEIDAEGTAVSARVHPAMIPKTHPLASVRGAYNAVFVESEAAGQLMFYGPGAGGAPTASAVLGDVVTVARHRVEGVFGPGETAHAQVEVLDIGRARTRYHVSIDVDDRPGVLSAVAHAFADHDVSIRTVRQEGRGDDAQLVVVTHEADDAALAATVGKIRELEMVRGVSSVMRVEGVS